In one window of Mercurialis annua linkage group LG4, ddMerAnnu1.2, whole genome shotgun sequence DNA:
- the LOC126679369 gene encoding probable E3 ubiquitin-protein ligase RHB1A → MGGCCCCSSKGTEINSAPAYYYYPRAAEEHLPLSSRQSAVGFLSRGLLVDTNLDTSVPDAYRPPPPPIPFDVVIGHPQIPQGDQESSSLKNDRTAETTNSGSVQETADINTRVTSVKCEDMKESDTKAQTKLELYSEKELGVEVSKPVESLVSATEEEDCCPTCLEEYDAENPKITTLCEHHFHLSCILEWMERSDNCPVCDKEMIIDPPI, encoded by the exons ATgggaggttgctgttgctgttcTTCTAAGGGAACTGAGATTAATAGTGCACCTGCTTATTATTAT TATCCCAGAGCGGCAGAAGAACATCTCCCGCTATCATCTCGCCAGAGTGCTGTCGGCTTCCTGTCGAGAGGACTCTTGGTTGATACAAATCTCGACACTTCAGTCCCTGATGCATAtaggccaccacctcctcctaTCCCATTTGATGTGGTTATAGGACATCCCCAGATTCCGCAAGGGGATCAGGAAAGTTCCAGTCTAAAAAATGATCGAACAGCGGAAACAACAAATTCTGGTTCTGTTCAAGAAACAGCTGACATCAATACTCGAGTAACTTCAGTTAAGTGTGAGGATATGAAGGAGTCAGACACCAAGGCACAAACTAAGTTAGAACTTTATTCAGAAAAGGAGCTAGGAGTTGAGGTCTCAAAGCCGGTTGAATCTCTTGTTTCTGCAACAGAGGAGGAGGATTGCTGTCCCACCTGTCTGGAAG AATATGATGCAGAGAATCCAAAAATTACCACATTATGCGAGCACCATTTTCACCTATCATGCATTCTTGAATGGATGGAAAGAAGTGACAATTGTCCCGTTTGTGATAAG GAAATGATAATTGACCCTCCCATTTAG
- the LOC126679071 gene encoding uncharacterized protein LOC126679071, which yields MLETELFSSRLLSPFRDESGDEELSVLPRHTKVIVTGNNRTKSVLVGLQGVVKKAVGLGGWHWLVLKNGVEVKLQRNALSVLEHPTGNEVDEDNDFDTSSGSDVGEKDHEFSSGGEFHKISKQRVRTMRPCISAAKSISRNSFRDVHSIIQPPEPKVNLAILGTESLQRYCRRFNLAIHPGSSREQMLNAVQKHFVSQPPLDEMHVIEEFARAVKRRKPGVKIERD from the exons ATGCTAGAGACTGAATTATTTTCTTCGAGATTACTGTCACCTTTTAGAGATGAAAGTGGTGATGAAGAGCTCTCTGTTCTTCCTAGACATACCAAAGTTATAGTCACAGGTAATAACAGAACTAAATCTGTATTGGTTGGTCTGCAAGGTGTTGTCAAGAAGGCTGTGGGTCTTGGAGGCTGGCATTGGCTG GTTTTGAAAAATGGCGTCGAAGTCAAGTTGCAAAGGAATGCGTTGAGTGTGCTAGAACATCCAACGGGGAATGAAGTAGATGAAGATAACGACTTTGATACAAGTAGTGGATCCGACGTGGGTGAAAAGGACCATGAGTTTT CTAGTGGCGGTGAGTTCCATAAGATAAGCAAGCAAAGAGTTCGGACGATGAGACCATGTATATCGGCAGCAAAGTCAATAAGTCGTAACAGTTTCAGAGATGTTCACTCGATTATTCAGCCTCCAGAACCG AAGGTTAACTTGGCAATATTAGGAACAGAATCACTACAAAGATACTGCAGGCGATTTAACCTT GCGATTCATCCCGGTTCATCAAGGGAACAAATGCTTAATGCGGTGCAGAAACATTTTGTTTCACAG CCGCCACTGGATGAGATGCATGTGATCGAAGAATTCGCTCGTGCAGTAAAGAGACGAAAACCAGGGGTCAAAATAGAGCGAGATTGA
- the LOC126677697 gene encoding mitochondrial import inner membrane translocase subunit TIM14-3-like — translation MTTPLIAGMAVAAAAYAGRYGIQAWQAFKTRSPTASLRRFYEGGFQPVMTRREAALILGIRESTPSDKVKEAHRRVMVANHPDAGGSHYLASKINEAKDMLLGKAKSGGSAF, via the exons ATG ACTACACCGTTGATAGCAGGCATGGCAGTAGCTGCTGCTGCTTATGCGGGGAGATACGGTATCCAGGCTTGGCAGGCGTTTAAGACGAGGTCTCCGACTGCTAGCTTGCGAAGATTTTACGAGGGTGGTTTTCAACCTGTAATGACTAGGCGAGAAGCCGCTTTAATACTTGGAATTAG AGAAAGTACTCCTTCCGATAAGGTCAAGGAAGCTCACCGGAGAGTAATGGTGGCAAATCATCCAGATGCAGGTGGTAGCCATTACCTTGCTTCTAAAATAAACGAAGCAAAAGATATGTTACTCGGAAAAGCCAAGAGTGGTGGTTCTGCATTTTAA